A region of the candidate division WOR-3 bacterium genome:
TACTTTTTTCTTATCCTGTGAATAGGTTACAAAAAGGGCATTGGCACAGAAAGTATTAATTAATCTCGGATACCCTTTTGTAACTTTATAAATCTCTTTAACTGCTTCCTTTTCAAAAATATTTTCATCACCTCCAGCAACTTTCAATCTATGTTTTATATATTCCTCTGTTTCTGTTTCATTGTAAGGATTTAAAGTATAAGCAATTGCGATTCTCTGCATTATAGCTGGATGTTTTTTTAATTTCTTTTTTAATTCAGGTTGTCCAAAGAGTATAATCTGTAAAAGTTTTCCTTCTGATATTTCCATGTTTAAAAGTAACCTTATTTCCTCAAGGAGATTTTTACTGAGAAGTTGTGCTTCATCAATTATTACTATATATTTAAAAGGTTCACTTTTAAGTTTTTTTTCGAGTTCATTCCTTAAAAATGTTTTGTTTCTTTTTATGTTTTCTTCTAACTTTAAAAATTTCTTAGCAAGTATATTAAGGAATTCTAAAGGAGTTATTAAGGGGTCGTAAAAAACTGTGACTTCTTTACCTTTTTCTCTTAAGTCCTTTTCAAGTAAATTAGCAAGAGTTGTTTTCCCGCACCCTATTTCACCAAGGATAAGTGAAAGTCCCCCCTTTAGTTCAAAGATCTGATATAAAACCCTGGCATAACTTTCCTTTATTTTATCAGCCCAGAAAAAAAAATCAAGGTCTACTGTATTTTTGAAGGGATTTCTTTTAAATCCAAAATATTCCTC
Encoded here:
- a CDS encoding AAA family ATPase, with product MLEEYFGFKRNPFKNTVDLDFFFWADKIKESYARVLYQIFELKGGLSLILGEIGCGKTTLANLLEKDLREKGKEVTVFYDPLITPLEFLNILAKKFLKLEENIKRNKTFLRNELEKKLKSEPFKYIVIIDEAQLLSKNLLEEIRLLLNMEISEGKLLQIILFGQPELKKKLKKHPAIMQRIAIAYTLNPYNETETEEYIKHRLKVAGGDENIFEKEAVKEIYKVTKGYPRLINTFCANALFVTYSQDKKKVDKSIIELLKKDFEFHIG